From one Rhizobium lentis genomic stretch:
- a CDS encoding pyruvate dehydrogenase complex E1 component subunit beta yields the protein MPIDILMPALSPTMEEGTLSKWLKQEGDKVTSGDVIAEIETDKATMEVEAVDEGVIGKLLVDAGTEGVKVNTKIAVLLQDGESASDLSAAKPAAAPAPAVAQEEKPTNSGSASAPLPAEPKAVVPNDPEIPAGTEMVSTTVREALRDAMAEEMRANDDVFVMGEEVAEYQGAYKVTQGLLQEFGARRVIDTPITEHGFAGVGVGAAMAGLRPIVEFMTFNFAMQAIDHIINSAAKTLYMSGGQMGAPIVFRGPNGAAARVGAQHSQDYAAWYSAIPGLKVVMPYTASDAKGLLKAAIRDPNPVIFLENEILYGQHFDVPKLDNFVLPIGKARIHRPGKDVTVVSFGIGMTYATKAAAELEQLGIDVELIDLRTIRPMDLPTVIESVKKTGRLVTVEEGYPQSSVGTEIATRVMQQAFDYLDAPILTIAGKDVPMPYAANLEKLALPNVGEVVDAVKAVCYK from the coding sequence ATGCCTATCGATATCCTCATGCCCGCCCTCTCTCCGACGATGGAAGAAGGCACGCTGTCCAAATGGCTGAAGCAGGAAGGTGACAAGGTCACCTCAGGCGACGTGATCGCCGAAATCGAGACCGACAAGGCGACGATGGAAGTCGAAGCCGTCGACGAAGGTGTCATCGGCAAGTTGCTGGTCGATGCCGGAACCGAAGGCGTCAAGGTCAACACGAAGATCGCCGTGCTGCTGCAGGACGGCGAATCCGCTTCGGATCTCTCCGCCGCCAAGCCTGCCGCCGCGCCAGCCCCCGCGGTTGCTCAGGAAGAGAAGCCGACGAATAGCGGTTCAGCCTCAGCGCCGCTTCCGGCCGAGCCGAAGGCCGTCGTTCCGAACGACCCGGAAATTCCGGCCGGCACGGAAATGGTGTCGACCACCGTGCGCGAAGCGCTGCGTGACGCCATGGCCGAAGAAATGCGCGCCAATGACGACGTCTTCGTCATGGGCGAGGAAGTGGCCGAATATCAGGGCGCCTACAAGGTCACCCAGGGCCTGCTGCAGGAATTCGGCGCCCGCCGCGTCATCGATACCCCGATCACCGAGCACGGTTTTGCCGGCGTCGGCGTCGGTGCGGCAATGGCGGGCCTTCGCCCGATCGTCGAATTCATGACCTTCAACTTCGCCATGCAGGCGATCGACCACATCATCAACTCTGCCGCCAAGACGCTTTACATGTCCGGCGGCCAGATGGGCGCTCCGATCGTGTTCCGCGGCCCGAACGGCGCGGCGGCTCGCGTCGGTGCCCAGCACAGCCAGGACTATGCCGCCTGGTACAGTGCCATCCCCGGCCTGAAGGTCGTCATGCCCTACACGGCTTCCGACGCAAAGGGCCTGCTGAAGGCCGCGATCCGCGATCCGAACCCGGTCATCTTCCTCGAAAACGAAATTCTCTACGGCCAGCACTTCGACGTGCCGAAGCTCGATAATTTCGTCCTGCCGATCGGCAAGGCCCGCATCCATCGGCCAGGCAAGGACGTCACGGTCGTCTCCTTCGGCATCGGCATGACCTATGCGACGAAGGCGGCCGCTGAACTCGAACAGCTCGGCATCGACGTCGAATTGATCGACCTTCGCACCATCCGCCCGATGGATCTTCCGACGGTCATCGAATCCGTCAAGAAGACCGGCCGCCTCGTCACCGTCGAGGAAGGTTATCCGCAGTCGTCGGTCGGCACCGAAATTGCCACCCGCGTCATGCAGCAGGCTTTCGACTATCTCGATGCGCCGATCCTGACTATTGCGGGCAAGGACGTGCCGATGCCCTACGCCGCCAATCTCGAAAAGCTCGCCCTTCCGAATGTCGGCGAAGTCGTCGATGCGGTGAAGGCTGTCTGCTACAAATAA
- the gltA gene encoding citrate synthase, whose protein sequence is MTDQSATIKIGDKSVDLAVKSGTIGPSVIDIGALYKNTASFTYDPGFTSTASCESKITYIDGDEGVLLHRGYPIEQLAEHGDFLEVCYLLLYGELPTAAQKKDFDYRVTHHTMVHEQMTRFFTGFRRDAHPMAVMCGCVGALSAFYHDSTDITDPHQRMVASLRMIAKMPTLAAMAYKYHIGQPFVYPKNDLDYASNFLRMCFAVPCEEYVVNPVLARAMDRIFILHADHEQNASTSTVRLAGSSGANPFACIAAGIACLWGPAHGGANEAALNMLNEIGTVDHIPEYIARAKDKNDPFRLMGFGHRVYKNYDPRAKIMQKTTHEVLGELGIKDDPLLEVAMELERIALTDEYFIEKKLYPNIDFYSGITLKALGFPTTMFTVLFALARTVGWIAQWNEMIEDPEQRIGRPRQLYVGEPKRDYIPVSKR, encoded by the coding sequence ATGACGGATCAAAGCGCTACAATAAAAATCGGTGATAAATCAGTCGACCTTGCCGTTAAAAGCGGCACCATCGGCCCGAGCGTCATTGATATTGGTGCCCTCTACAAGAACACCGCTTCCTTCACCTACGATCCGGGCTTCACCTCGACCGCATCCTGTGAATCGAAAATCACCTATATCGACGGCGACGAAGGTGTTCTGCTGCACCGCGGCTATCCGATTGAGCAGCTCGCCGAGCATGGCGACTTTCTCGAGGTCTGCTATCTCCTACTCTACGGCGAACTGCCAACCGCTGCGCAGAAGAAGGATTTCGACTATCGCGTCACGCACCACACCATGGTGCACGAGCAGATGACCCGCTTCTTCACCGGCTTCCGCCGCGATGCGCATCCAATGGCCGTCATGTGCGGCTGCGTCGGCGCGCTGTCGGCCTTCTATCACGACTCGACCGACATCACCGATCCGCACCAGCGCATGGTCGCAAGCCTGCGCATGATCGCCAAGATGCCGACGCTTGCCGCCATGGCTTACAAGTACCATATCGGACAGCCCTTCGTTTACCCGAAGAACGATCTGGACTATGCGTCGAACTTCCTGCGCATGTGCTTTGCCGTTCCCTGCGAGGAATACGTGGTCAATCCGGTGCTTGCACGCGCGATGGACCGCATCTTCATCCTGCACGCCGATCATGAGCAGAACGCCTCGACCTCTACGGTCCGTCTCGCCGGTTCGTCGGGCGCCAACCCCTTCGCCTGCATCGCCGCCGGCATTGCCTGCCTCTGGGGCCCCGCGCATGGCGGCGCCAACGAAGCAGCGCTCAACATGCTGAACGAGATCGGCACGGTCGACCACATTCCGGAATATATCGCCCGCGCCAAGGACAAGAACGATCCGTTCCGCCTGATGGGCTTCGGTCATCGCGTCTACAAGAATTACGATCCGCGCGCCAAGATCATGCAGAAGACGACGCATGAAGTGCTCGGCGAACTCGGCATCAAGGACGATCCGTTGCTCGAAGTGGCGATGGAGCTGGAGCGCATCGCGCTCACCGATGAATATTTCATCGAAAAGAAGCTCTATCCGAACATCGACTTCTATTCCGGCATCACGCTGAAGGCGCTGGGCTTCCCCACCACCATGTTCACCGTGCTCTTCGCTCTCGCTCGTACGGTCGGCTGGATCGCACAGTGGAACGAGATGATCGAGGATCCGGAACAGCGCATCGGCCGTCCGCGCCAGCTCTATGTCGGCGAACCGAAACGCGATTATATCCCGGTTTCGAAGCGCTGA
- a CDS encoding FtsB family cell division protein — protein sequence MWTKHHKKRKLGRFVIPAMTVAFLSYFGYHCIHGDYGLRATETFERQRVAREKELAVLKAKREHLESQVALLSDGSLDKDMLDEKARYQLNMSRADEIVVFNHYSN from the coding sequence ATGTGGACAAAGCATCATAAGAAGAGAAAGCTCGGCCGCTTCGTCATTCCGGCTATGACGGTCGCCTTCCTTTCCTATTTCGGTTATCATTGCATTCATGGCGATTACGGCCTGCGTGCGACGGAGACGTTCGAGCGTCAGCGTGTCGCGCGCGAGAAAGAGCTTGCGGTGTTGAAGGCGAAGCGCGAACATCTGGAAAGTCAGGTGGCGTTGCTCAGCGACGGCTCGCTTGACAAGGATATGTTGGACGAAAAGGCGCGGTATCAGCTGAATATGTCGCGCGCGGACGAGATCGTCGTTTTCAACCATTATTCCAATTAA
- a CDS encoding VOC family protein yields MNEHLAKPHPLDHVVLPVVNIDLARERLGKLGFTVAADARHPFGTENACVFLADKTYLEPLGVASIEESDASALKGNVFTARNQAFRFRCGEEGLSAIVFATEDAARDHRKFASRGSSAGEMLEFSRPMKMPDGSESVGSFRLAFASDLRAPDFFLFTCQRINPLPADRGALEKHANGVTGIAEVALCAPEPAAFGAFVSLAAAQSAIEKTGFGVKIAASNARISLMTPEGLEAYFEIAVSAAERGLRGRAILFNVADLAVTEAHLAANGVTYTRKNNRILVKPAPGQGTLFAFEEPR; encoded by the coding sequence ATGAACGAGCATCTCGCCAAGCCGCACCCGCTGGATCACGTCGTTCTGCCCGTCGTCAATATCGATCTGGCGCGCGAGAGGCTCGGCAAGCTTGGCTTCACCGTAGCCGCCGATGCGCGCCATCCCTTTGGAACGGAAAACGCCTGCGTCTTCCTTGCCGACAAAACTTATCTGGAGCCGCTCGGCGTCGCGAGTATCGAGGAGAGCGACGCATCGGCGCTGAAAGGCAATGTCTTCACCGCCCGCAACCAAGCCTTTCGCTTTCGTTGCGGCGAGGAGGGGCTTTCGGCAATCGTTTTCGCCACCGAAGATGCTGCCCGCGATCATAGGAAATTCGCCAGTAGGGGATCGAGCGCCGGCGAGATGCTGGAGTTCAGCCGGCCGATGAAGATGCCGGATGGTTCCGAGAGCGTCGGCAGCTTCAGATTGGCCTTTGCGAGCGATCTGCGTGCGCCTGATTTCTTCCTCTTCACCTGTCAGCGCATCAACCCGCTCCCGGCCGACCGTGGTGCGCTGGAGAAACATGCCAATGGCGTCACCGGCATTGCCGAGGTGGCGCTTTGCGCGCCGGAACCGGCCGCATTCGGCGCCTTCGTCAGCCTCGCCGCGGCGCAATCGGCAATCGAGAAAACAGGCTTCGGCGTCAAGATCGCAGCATCGAATGCGAGAATCAGCCTGATGACGCCGGAAGGGTTGGAGGCCTATTTCGAGATAGCCGTCTCGGCCGCCGAGCGCGGCCTGCGCGGCCGGGCAATCCTCTTCAATGTCGCCGATCTTGCCGTGACAGAAGCGCATTTGGCTGCTAACGGGGTGACGTATACGCGCAAGAACAATCGCATTCTGGTGAAGCCCGCGCCCGGCCAGGGCACGCTCTTCGCCTTCGAGGAACCACGATGA
- the eno gene encoding phosphopyruvate hydratase: MTAITDIIAREILDSRGNPTVEVDVYLEDGSMGRAAVPSGASTGAHEAVELRDGGKRYLGKGVEKAVEAANTEIFDAIGGIDAENQIQIDNIMIELDGTPNKSRLGANAILGVSLAVAKAAAQASGLPLYRYVGGASASLLPVPMMNIINGGAHADNPIDFQEFMILPVGADTIAEAVRMGSEVFHTLRKELAAQGHNTNVGDEGGFAPGLKSASEALDFIVKSVEKAGYKPGEDIYLGLDCASTEFFKDGKYVLEGEGRTLESGAMAEYLAELTAKYPIISIEDGMAEDDWDGWKTLTDLIGKTTQLVGDDLFVTNSARLRDGIRMGVANSILVKVNQIGSLTETLDAVNTAHKAAYTAVMSHRSGETEDSTIADLAVATNCGQIKTGSLSRSDRLAKYNQLIRIEEGLGPQAQYAGRSIIKG; this comes from the coding sequence ATGACTGCAATCACCGATATCATCGCCCGCGAGATTCTCGATAGCCGTGGCAACCCCACCGTCGAAGTCGACGTCTATCTCGAAGACGGCAGCATGGGCCGCGCGGCCGTTCCCTCGGGCGCCTCGACCGGCGCGCATGAGGCGGTCGAACTGCGCGACGGCGGCAAGCGCTATCTCGGCAAGGGCGTCGAAAAGGCGGTCGAGGCCGCCAACACTGAAATCTTCGACGCGATCGGCGGTATCGATGCCGAAAACCAGATCCAGATCGACAACATCATGATCGAACTCGACGGCACGCCGAACAAGTCGCGCCTCGGCGCCAACGCCATTCTCGGCGTTTCGCTCGCCGTCGCCAAGGCTGCCGCCCAGGCCTCCGGCCTGCCGCTCTACCGTTATGTCGGCGGTGCTTCCGCGAGCCTCCTGCCGGTACCGATGATGAACATCATCAACGGCGGCGCTCATGCTGACAATCCGATAGATTTCCAGGAATTCATGATCCTGCCGGTTGGCGCTGATACGATCGCCGAAGCCGTGCGCATGGGTTCGGAAGTCTTCCACACGCTCCGCAAGGAACTTGCGGCCCAGGGCCATAACACCAATGTCGGCGACGAAGGTGGTTTTGCGCCGGGCCTGAAGAGCGCTTCGGAAGCCCTCGACTTTATCGTCAAATCGGTCGAGAAAGCCGGCTACAAGCCGGGCGAGGACATCTACCTCGGCCTCGACTGCGCCTCGACGGAATTCTTCAAGGACGGCAAATACGTTCTCGAAGGTGAAGGCCGCACGCTCGAATCGGGCGCCATGGCCGAATATCTGGCCGAACTCACCGCCAAGTATCCGATCATCTCGATCGAGGACGGCATGGCCGAAGACGACTGGGACGGCTGGAAGACGCTGACCGATCTGATCGGCAAGACGACCCAGCTGGTCGGCGATGATCTCTTCGTCACCAACTCCGCCCGTCTTCGCGACGGCATCCGCATGGGCGTTGCCAACTCGATCCTCGTCAAGGTCAACCAGATCGGCTCGCTGACGGAAACGCTCGACGCCGTGAACACGGCGCACAAGGCTGCCTACACGGCAGTCATGTCGCACCGCTCCGGTGAAACGGAAGATTCGACGATCGCCGATCTCGCGGTCGCCACTAACTGCGGCCAGATCAAGACCGGCTCGCTCTCGCGTTCCGACCGTCTTGCCAAGTACAATCAGCTGATCCGCATCGAAGAAGGCCTCGGCCCCCAGGCCCAGTATGCCGGCCGCTCGATCATCAAAGGCTGA
- a CDS encoding ComEC/Rec2 family competence protein, which yields MQEMTTVELRPQVGVDLAGPASLPAPAAGTRPTTTQSMMPLRRRLMAAIAKSFRAGGRMLSEEADYDRLLLFSPVFLGAGAAFWFLAPTDIPFLPSLLGLMVLTVAVLVAGRGRPVLRATFLALALVVCGMLCAQFERWRASTVILDSSVTTTVTGRVERREGDDRGRWRYILAVTGTEEPAVKRPPKRITVIARGADAPFEIGDIITGRARLTPPAGPALPELNDFSFGAYFDGIGANGFFYGAPTKVDSQAEPQEARRATDALLEWLYRLRSGIGDRIRSILPGDTGAFAAALVTDERRAISNETTDALRQSGLAHIIAISGLNMALSAGIFFVGFRMLLSLFPGIAQAYPTKKFAAAGALIAVTAYFLISGFAVSAERAFIMMAIMLIAVFFDRPSISLRNVALSALVIIALAPSEVLGPSFQMSFAATLALVSGYQLWKDRRVRENAVLKMPALRPVVAVGRFFGGVFLTSLIGGFSTALFSIEHFHRLTAYGLPANLATMPMISFIVMPAGLFAMLLMPFGLDALPWKVVGFGLDLVIAVARTISGWGGDIGIGRLPGWYFAVAVAGFLLMTLMRTRLRHVGTAIMAVSTLAFLVLPARRPPDLVISEDGGLVAIVKASAMASNRERPPDFIFDQWQRALVLPTHDPPKMLDGPAVPEGDDRRLRLSAGQQNEARLAMRTAAAGGTAERFSCVKKAWCVAKLANGHVVTVIENAAYLGPACDAGDIVITPVRLRSASCRSGATLFTGETLRRTGSVELRITAGGPEVATAFNALSRPWMRHRAYDWRNDSFTDSGLSGISDSGG from the coding sequence ATGCAGGAAATGACGACAGTCGAATTGCGGCCGCAAGTGGGCGTCGACCTTGCCGGTCCCGCGTCTCTTCCTGCGCCTGCCGCGGGAACGCGGCCGACAACGACGCAGTCCATGATGCCATTGCGCCGACGGCTGATGGCCGCCATCGCAAAATCGTTTCGTGCCGGCGGCCGGATGCTGAGCGAGGAGGCGGACTACGACCGCCTGCTCTTGTTCTCGCCGGTTTTTCTCGGCGCCGGCGCGGCCTTCTGGTTTCTCGCACCAACCGATATTCCATTCCTTCCCTCACTGCTCGGCCTGATGGTGTTGACGGTCGCGGTTCTCGTCGCCGGCCGCGGCCGGCCGGTTTTGCGGGCGACGTTTCTGGCGCTTGCCCTTGTGGTCTGCGGCATGCTCTGCGCGCAGTTCGAGAGGTGGCGGGCTTCGACTGTCATCCTCGATTCATCCGTAACGACGACTGTGACCGGCCGCGTCGAGCGGCGCGAAGGCGACGATCGCGGTCGGTGGCGCTATATTCTTGCCGTCACCGGCACCGAGGAGCCGGCGGTCAAGCGGCCGCCGAAGCGCATAACCGTGATCGCCCGCGGCGCCGATGCGCCATTCGAAATCGGGGACATAATCACCGGCAGGGCACGGCTGACGCCGCCGGCGGGTCCGGCGCTGCCCGAGCTCAACGACTTTTCCTTCGGTGCCTATTTCGACGGCATCGGCGCGAACGGCTTCTTCTACGGGGCCCCGACGAAGGTCGATTCGCAGGCGGAGCCGCAAGAGGCGAGGCGGGCTACCGATGCTCTTCTCGAATGGCTCTATCGGCTGCGCAGCGGCATCGGCGACCGCATACGCTCGATCCTGCCCGGCGACACGGGCGCTTTTGCCGCCGCTCTCGTCACGGACGAGCGTCGCGCCATTTCAAACGAGACGACGGATGCACTGCGCCAATCCGGTCTTGCCCATATCATCGCAATATCAGGTCTCAACATGGCGCTGTCGGCCGGCATCTTCTTCGTCGGCTTCCGGATGCTGCTCAGTCTCTTTCCCGGCATCGCCCAGGCCTATCCGACCAAAAAGTTCGCCGCCGCCGGCGCGCTCATCGCCGTCACGGCCTATTTTCTGATCTCGGGCTTCGCGGTCTCGGCAGAACGCGCCTTCATCATGATGGCCATCATGCTCATTGCCGTCTTCTTCGACCGGCCTTCGATCAGCCTTCGCAATGTCGCTCTTTCCGCGCTTGTTATCATCGCGCTTGCTCCCTCCGAGGTCCTCGGGCCAAGCTTTCAAATGTCCTTTGCCGCGACCTTGGCGCTGGTATCGGGTTATCAGCTATGGAAGGACCGGCGTGTCCGCGAAAACGCCGTCCTGAAAATGCCGGCCCTGCGGCCGGTGGTTGCCGTCGGACGCTTCTTCGGCGGTGTTTTCCTGACCTCGTTGATCGGTGGCTTTTCCACGGCGCTGTTTTCGATCGAGCACTTTCATCGCCTGACGGCCTACGGCCTCCCGGCAAACCTCGCGACGATGCCGATGATCTCCTTCATTGTCATGCCGGCCGGGTTGTTCGCGATGCTGCTTATGCCTTTCGGCCTGGATGCACTGCCTTGGAAAGTGGTCGGATTCGGCCTCGATCTGGTGATCGCGGTGGCAAGGACGATATCCGGCTGGGGCGGGGATATCGGCATCGGTCGCTTGCCCGGCTGGTATTTCGCCGTGGCCGTGGCGGGCTTCCTGCTGATGACGCTCATGCGGACGCGGCTGCGCCATGTCGGCACCGCCATCATGGCAGTCTCGACGCTCGCTTTCCTGGTTCTGCCGGCTCGCCGGCCGCCGGATCTGGTGATTTCCGAGGATGGCGGTCTGGTCGCGATCGTCAAGGCGTCGGCAATGGCTTCCAATCGTGAAAGGCCGCCGGATTTCATCTTCGACCAGTGGCAAAGGGCACTGGTTCTGCCCACTCATGACCCGCCGAAAATGCTGGATGGCCCTGCTGTTCCCGAGGGAGACGATCGCCGCCTCAGGCTTTCGGCCGGTCAGCAGAACGAAGCGAGGCTCGCAATGCGGACTGCCGCAGCGGGGGGTACCGCGGAGCGTTTTTCCTGCGTCAAGAAAGCCTGGTGCGTAGCGAAGCTCGCCAACGGTCATGTCGTGACCGTCATCGAGAACGCCGCCTATCTCGGACCGGCCTGCGATGCCGGCGATATTGTCATCACGCCGGTGCGCCTGCGCTCGGCCAGCTGCCGCTCGGGCGCGACGCTGTTTACCGGCGAGACGCTGCGCCGGACCGGTTCGGTCGAACTGCGCATCACCGCCGGCGGCCCGGAGGTGGCGACCGCCTTCAATGCCCTATCGCGGCCATGGATGCGCCATCGCGCCTATGATTGGCGCAACGACAGTTTTACGGATTCTGGTCTGTCCGGTATCAGTGATAGCGGCGGATGA
- the lexA gene encoding transcriptional repressor LexA: MLTRKQQELLLFIHERMKESGVPPSFDEMKDALDLASKSGIHRLITALEERGFIRRLPNRARALEVIKLPEAYSPSLQPRRGFSPSVIEGSLGKPQPTAAPAAAKPVADNGNSVSVPVMGRIAAGVPISAIQNNTHDIVVPADMLGSGEHYALEVKGDSMIEAGIFDGDTVIIRNGSTASPGDIVVALVDDEEATLKRFRRKGASIALEAANPAYETRIFGPDRVKVQGKLIGLIRRYH; the protein is encoded by the coding sequence ATGCTCACGCGCAAACAACAGGAGCTTCTCCTTTTCATTCATGAGCGCATGAAGGAATCCGGCGTTCCTCCCTCCTTCGACGAAATGAAGGATGCTCTTGATCTCGCCTCGAAATCCGGCATTCACCGCCTGATCACGGCGCTCGAGGAACGTGGCTTCATTCGCCGCCTACCGAACCGCGCCCGGGCGCTTGAAGTGATCAAGCTTCCGGAGGCCTATAGTCCCAGTCTTCAGCCGCGCCGCGGTTTTTCGCCGAGCGTCATCGAGGGCAGCCTCGGCAAGCCCCAGCCGACCGCAGCGCCCGCTGCCGCTAAACCGGTTGCCGACAACGGCAACTCTGTTTCCGTACCGGTCATGGGACGAATCGCTGCCGGCGTTCCGATCTCGGCGATCCAGAACAACACGCACGACATCGTCGTTCCCGCCGATATGCTCGGCTCCGGTGAGCACTATGCGCTTGAAGTCAAGGGCGACTCGATGATCGAGGCCGGCATCTTCGACGGCGATACCGTGATCATTCGCAACGGCAGCACGGCAAGTCCCGGCGATATCGTCGTTGCCCTTGTCGACGACGAGGAAGCAACGCTGAAGCGTTTCCGCCGCAAGGGCGCCTCGATCGCGCTGGAGGCCGCCAACCCCGCCTACGAGACCCGCATCTTCGGGCCCGACCGCGTCAAGGTGCAGGGCAAGCTCATCGGCCTCATCCGCCGCTATCACTGA
- the pdhA gene encoding pyruvate dehydrogenase (acetyl-transferring) E1 component subunit alpha, translating into MAPRKTATVSSRKTAAKPAAKASNGGPVADFDRDEELKAYREMLLIRRFEEKAGQLYGMGFIGGFCHLYIGQEAVVVGMQMAQKEGDQVITAYRDHGHMLATGMEARGVMAELTGRRSGYSHGKGGSMHMFSKEKHFYGGHGIVGAQVSLGTGLAFANRYRGNGNVAVAYFGDGAANQGQVYESFNMAALWKLPIVYIVENNRYAMGTSTARATAQSNYSLRGSGFGIPGIQVDGMDVRAVKAAADEALEHCRSGKGPIILEMLTYRYRGHSMSDPAKYRTKEEVQKMRSEQDPIEQVKARLIEKGWASEDDLKAIDKDVRDIVADSADFAQADPEPDASELYTDILL; encoded by the coding sequence ATGGCGCCGCGAAAGACCGCGACCGTTTCCAGCCGCAAAACTGCAGCAAAACCAGCAGCCAAAGCATCGAACGGAGGCCCGGTAGCCGACTTCGATCGGGATGAGGAACTCAAGGCCTATCGCGAGATGCTGTTGATCCGCCGCTTCGAGGAGAAGGCCGGTCAGCTTTACGGCATGGGCTTCATCGGCGGCTTTTGCCACCTCTACATCGGTCAAGAAGCTGTCGTCGTCGGCATGCAGATGGCGCAGAAGGAAGGCGACCAGGTCATCACCGCCTATCGTGACCACGGCCACATGCTGGCAACCGGCATGGAAGCGCGCGGCGTCATGGCGGAACTGACCGGGCGTCGCAGCGGCTATTCCCACGGGAAGGGCGGCTCGATGCACATGTTCTCGAAGGAGAAGCATTTCTACGGCGGTCACGGCATCGTCGGCGCCCAGGTTTCGCTCGGGACTGGTCTTGCTTTTGCAAATCGCTACCGCGGCAACGGCAATGTCGCCGTCGCCTATTTCGGCGATGGTGCGGCCAACCAGGGCCAGGTCTATGAGAGCTTCAACATGGCGGCCCTCTGGAAGCTGCCGATCGTCTACATCGTCGAGAACAACCGATACGCCATGGGCACGTCGACCGCCCGCGCCACCGCGCAGTCGAACTACTCGCTGCGCGGGTCCGGCTTCGGCATTCCCGGCATTCAGGTCGATGGTATGGACGTTCGCGCCGTCAAGGCGGCGGCCGACGAAGCGCTCGAGCATTGCCGCTCCGGCAAGGGCCCGATCATCCTGGAAATGCTGACCTATCGTTATCGTGGCCACTCCATGTCCGATCCGGCGAAATATCGCACGAAGGAAGAAGTGCAGAAGATGCGCTCCGAGCAGGACCCGATCGAGCAGGTAAAGGCGCGCCTCATCGAAAAGGGTTGGGCTTCCGAAGACGATCTGAAGGCGATCGACAAGGATGTCCGCGACATCGTCGCCGACAGCGCCGACTTCGCCCAGGCCGATCCGGAGCCGGATGCATCCGAGCTCTATACCGACATTCTGCTCTAA
- the kdsA gene encoding 3-deoxy-8-phosphooctulonate synthase produces MSSNTNSEVKIGEGDGQVIFSNTTRLSLIAGPCQMESRDHAFMVAGTLKELCAKLGIGLVYKSSFDKANRTSLSAERGIGLEKGMEIFADLKKEFGLPVLTDVHTAEQCAEVAKVVDVLQIPAFLCRQTDLLIAAARTGRVVNVKKGQFLAPWDMKNVLKKLNASGNPNVLLCERGASFGYNTLVSDMRSLPIMAAMGAPVIFDATHSVAQPGGQGDSSGGQREFVETLARAAVATGIAGVFLETHQDPDNAPSDGPNMVYLKDMPRLLEKLLAFDAIAKA; encoded by the coding sequence ATGAGCTCCAATACGAATTCCGAAGTCAAGATCGGCGAAGGCGACGGCCAGGTCATCTTTTCCAATACCACCCGTCTGTCGCTGATCGCCGGGCCTTGCCAGATGGAGAGCCGGGATCACGCCTTCATGGTCGCCGGTACGCTGAAAGAGCTTTGCGCTAAGCTCGGCATCGGCCTCGTCTACAAGAGTTCCTTCGACAAGGCGAACCGCACCTCGCTCTCGGCCGAACGCGGAATCGGCCTTGAAAAGGGCATGGAGATCTTCGCCGACCTGAAGAAGGAATTCGGCCTTCCTGTCCTGACCGACGTCCACACGGCTGAGCAGTGCGCCGAGGTGGCAAAAGTGGTCGATGTCCTGCAGATCCCTGCCTTCCTTTGCCGCCAGACCGACCTTCTCATCGCCGCCGCCAGGACCGGGCGCGTCGTCAATGTCAAGAAGGGACAGTTCCTGGCGCCCTGGGACATGAAGAACGTTTTGAAGAAGCTGAATGCCAGCGGCAATCCGAATGTACTGCTGTGCGAGCGCGGCGCCTCCTTCGGCTACAATACGCTGGTCTCCGACATGCGCTCGCTGCCGATCATGGCGGCGATGGGCGCGCCTGTCATCTTCGATGCCACCCATTCCGTCGCCCAGCCGGGCGGGCAGGGCGACTCCTCCGGTGGCCAGCGCGAATTTGTCGAGACGCTGGCGCGCGCGGCGGTGGCGACGGGAATTGCCGGCGTCTTCCTCGAAACCCATCAGGACCCCGACAACGCACCGTCCGATGGCCCGAACATGGTCTATCTCAAGGACATGCCGCGATTGCTTGAGAAATTGCTTGCCTTCGACGCAATCGCCAAGGCTTGA